A part of Cloacibacillus sp. genomic DNA contains:
- the modB gene encoding molybdate ABC transporter permease subunit → MDWFPLYNSLRIAGISTFLTFFTGICAAYYISKTSKFTKGVLDCLLTLPMVLPPTVVGFFLLKTIGPLGPIGSVVMDLFGFRLTMTWYSAIFATAIVTFPLMYRTVRGAFDGFDHNLTYSAQTLGLSNTYIFWHIMVPNCKDGILAATVLAFARALGEYGATTMVTGYIPGRTATISTTVYQLWREGNDAAAYKWVMVNLVISFIVLVAVNMLENSYRQPKGRAVNHTLSEEFERK, encoded by the coding sequence TTGGATTGGTTTCCTTTATATAACTCGCTGAGGATCGCGGGGATTTCTACCTTTTTAACTTTTTTTACCGGCATCTGCGCCGCCTATTATATCTCTAAGACCTCAAAGTTCACAAAGGGGGTGCTGGACTGTCTGCTGACGCTGCCGATGGTACTGCCGCCGACGGTGGTCGGTTTTTTCCTGCTGAAGACGATCGGGCCGCTCGGACCGATCGGCTCCGTCGTGATGGATCTTTTCGGCTTCCGTCTCACGATGACCTGGTATTCGGCGATCTTCGCGACGGCGATCGTGACTTTCCCGCTGATGTACCGCACGGTACGCGGAGCCTTTGACGGCTTCGACCATAATCTAACCTACAGCGCCCAAACTCTGGGGCTTTCAAACACTTATATTTTCTGGCATATCATGGTGCCGAACTGTAAGGACGGCATTCTCGCGGCGACGGTGCTGGCCTTCGCGCGCGCCCTCGGTGAATATGGCGCGACGACGATGGTCACCGGCTATATCCCGGGACGTACGGCGACGATCTCGACGACGGTCTATCAGCTTTGGCGCGAGGGCAACGACGCGGCGGCCTATAAGTGGGTAATGGTGAATCTGGTGATCTCCTTCATCGTGCTCGTCGCGGTGAATATGCTCGAAAACAGCTACAGGCAGCCCAAGGGCCGCGCAGTGAACCACACTCTGAGCGAAGAGTTCGAACGGAAGTAG
- the modA gene encoding molybdate ABC transporter substrate-binding protein, translated as MKKLSFLALVCAVILTAAPVFAATELSVFAAASMMESMNQIAQMYQKADPNVKIVYNFDSSGTLKTQIEQGAECDIFISAGQKQMNAINDKFVMPGTRFNIVANKVVLIVPKGKNATGINNFSDVVTDKVKLIALGNSDVPVGQYSEEIFKNMGLWDKLKSENKITFASNVKEVLAQTAAAAVSCGVVYSTDAATSDAVEVVASAPKDTHKPIVYPAAIMKDSKNKAAAEAFVKFLKSDACANVFKKIGFAIPEK; from the coding sequence ATGAAGAAATTATCGTTTTTAGCGCTGGTTTGCGCCGTGATTCTCACGGCGGCCCCCGTCTTCGCGGCGACAGAACTTTCCGTCTTTGCGGCGGCCTCGATGATGGAATCTATGAACCAGATCGCGCAGATGTACCAGAAGGCAGACCCCAACGTAAAGATCGTCTACAACTTCGACTCCAGCGGCACGCTTAAGACGCAGATCGAGCAGGGCGCGGAGTGCGACATCTTCATCTCCGCCGGACAGAAGCAGATGAACGCGATCAACGACAAATTCGTAATGCCGGGAACACGTTTCAACATCGTCGCCAATAAGGTCGTCCTTATCGTTCCCAAGGGCAAGAACGCGACCGGCATCAATAATTTCTCGGATGTCGTCACCGACAAGGTGAAGCTGATCGCCCTCGGCAACTCCGACGTTCCCGTGGGACAGTATTCGGAAGAGATTTTCAAGAATATGGGGCTCTGGGACAAGCTGAAATCCGAGAATAAGATCACCTTCGCAAGCAACGTCAAAGAGGTCCTTGCGCAGACGGCGGCGGCGGCAGTCAGCTGCGGCGTAGTTTACAGCACCGACGCGGCCACCTCGGACGCGGTCGAGGTGGTAGCTTCGGCGCCGAAGGATACGCATAAGCCGATCGTCTATCCCGCGGCAATCATGAAGGATTCGAAGAATAAGGCGGCAGCCGAAGCTTTTGTGAAGTTCCTCAAGAGCGACGCCTGCGCGAACGTATTTAAGAAGATAGGATTTGCTATTCCGGAGAAGTAA
- a CDS encoding glutamine synthetase beta-grasp domain-containing protein → MQLERYNGHIEEADFLNLLMVDIAGNIRSVSLPHGYVSDKVLREGIGFDASNYGYAKVNNSDMVAIPDMSTAFFELRDDYKTLHVLCDVVSTERETFDQYPRNVIRNAQKFLRDNKIADTAKVLVELEYYVFEEAEYASGIEGAFYRVKSSEGLGEGYNDKPRVGLHGAYHRMPPDDSYMDFRNETVHLMEVLGIPVKYHHHEVAVSQLEIELDFMDMAHAADMVSLAKWIIRQVASEWGLCVTFMPKPLYKMPGNGMHVHQFLEKDGKSIFPGDVLFSLSQEGLAYIAGMLSHSLTGSLLAFACPSTNSYRRLVQGYEAPVSATFAKGSRAAAVRIPGYVKKEETCVEYRTGDASCNLYFFLAAMVLAGADGIIRKMDPVALGYQSQDAKEELTFPLNLNAVLDGVEKDKEYLAPAFPEKLIELWTKAKRAEAEYIYNAPTPQEYELYF, encoded by the coding sequence ATGCAACTGGAACGGTATAACGGCCACATAGAAGAGGCTGACTTTCTCAACTTGCTGATGGTGGACATCGCTGGTAATATCCGCAGCGTATCTCTGCCTCACGGGTATGTCTCCGACAAGGTGCTTCGGGAGGGCATCGGCTTCGACGCCTCGAACTACGGCTACGCGAAGGTGAACAACTCGGACATGGTTGCGATCCCTGACATGTCCACCGCTTTCTTTGAGCTCCGCGACGATTACAAGACGCTGCATGTGCTCTGCGACGTCGTCTCGACGGAGCGCGAGACTTTCGACCAGTATCCGCGGAACGTCATCCGCAACGCGCAGAAGTTCCTGCGCGACAATAAGATCGCCGACACGGCGAAGGTGCTCGTCGAACTTGAGTACTATGTATTTGAGGAGGCGGAGTACGCGAGCGGCATCGAAGGGGCCTTCTATCGCGTTAAGTCCTCCGAAGGGCTTGGCGAAGGCTACAATGACAAGCCGCGCGTCGGCTTGCACGGGGCTTACCACCGCATGCCGCCCGACGACAGCTACATGGATTTCCGCAACGAGACGGTGCATCTTATGGAGGTGCTCGGCATCCCCGTGAAGTACCATCATCACGAGGTGGCGGTCTCCCAGCTGGAGATAGAGCTCGACTTCATGGATATGGCGCATGCCGCGGACATGGTTTCGCTCGCGAAGTGGATAATCCGCCAGGTCGCTTCGGAGTGGGGGCTGTGCGTCACCTTTATGCCCAAGCCTCTCTACAAGATGCCGGGCAACGGGATGCACGTCCATCAGTTTCTTGAAAAGGATGGAAAGTCGATATTCCCCGGCGACGTGCTCTTCAGCCTTTCACAGGAGGGACTCGCCTACATCGCGGGCATGCTTTCACACAGCCTTACAGGCAGTCTGCTTGCCTTCGCCTGCCCCAGTACGAACAGCTACCGCCGCCTCGTTCAGGGTTACGAAGCGCCGGTCTCCGCTACCTTTGCGAAGGGCTCGCGCGCGGCCGCGGTACGTATTCCCGGATATGTGAAAAAAGAGGAGACGTGCGTTGAATACCGTACCGGCGACGCCTCGTGCAACCTCTACTTCTTCCTCGCGGCGATGGTGCTCGCGGGCGCGGACGGCATAATCAGGAAGATGGACCCCGTGGCGCTCGGCTACCAGAGCCAGGACGCGAAAGAGGAGCTTACCTTCCCGCTCAACCTCAACGCCGTGCTTGACGGTGTGGAAAAAGACAAAGAATACCTCGCTCCCGCCTTCCCGGAGAAGCTCATCGAACTCTGGACGAAGGCCAAGCGCGCAGAGGCGGAGTACATCTATAACGCGCCGACGCCGCAGGAATATGAGCTCTACTTTTAA
- a CDS encoding M14 family metallopeptidase encodes MGGKKTELFQFQTEDGRKIELPVALVIGDVEGPDAVVTAGIHGGEYCGVLAAIKLFRELSPADIKGSVKIITVCDTAAFESRNVSFSPLDKNNLNRSFPGKAKGSYNGVLAAKIFDEIKGADYHMDLHCGEVLERSAPFAIYHRGRKGELNDRSHEMAYYYGLPNIMITETEGRWSDKGTCYASVYENIGIPSALFQTGGLGIASADSVNTHTEGIKNVLRRFGTLRGNVQPVGRPQIFENMEMVYAKSRGIHYRRVSVGDMVKRGQMIGLLTDYFGTPTEKVLAPIDGKVLFMSESAAMSEKDFVAAVGVCR; translated from the coding sequence ATGGGAGGAAAAAAGACAGAGTTATTCCAATTCCAGACAGAGGACGGCAGAAAGATTGAGCTTCCCGTCGCTCTTGTGATCGGCGACGTCGAGGGACCCGACGCGGTAGTCACCGCGGGGATACACGGCGGCGAATACTGCGGCGTGCTGGCGGCGATAAAGCTGTTCCGCGAGCTGTCGCCGGCGGATATCAAGGGCAGCGTAAAGATCATCACCGTCTGTGACACCGCCGCCTTTGAATCACGCAACGTATCATTTTCACCGCTGGACAAGAACAATCTTAACCGCAGCTTTCCGGGCAAGGCCAAGGGGAGCTATAACGGCGTGCTGGCGGCGAAGATATTCGACGAAATAAAGGGGGCCGACTATCATATGGACCTCCATTGCGGCGAGGTGCTGGAGAGATCCGCGCCGTTCGCGATATATCACCGCGGCAGAAAAGGAGAGCTCAACGACCGTTCACATGAGATGGCCTATTATTACGGGCTGCCAAATATCATGATAACGGAGACGGAGGGGCGCTGGTCCGATAAGGGCACCTGCTACGCCAGCGTCTACGAGAACATCGGCATCCCCTCCGCCCTATTCCAGACCGGAGGCCTGGGGATCGCGTCAGCCGACAGCGTAAATACCCATACCGAAGGGATAAAAAATGTCCTGCGCCGCTTCGGCACCCTGCGCGGCAACGTTCAGCCGGTGGGCAGGCCGCAGATATTTGAAAATATGGAGATGGTGTACGCCAAAAGCCGCGGCATTCACTACCGGAGGGTAAGCGTGGGAGATATGGTCAAGCGCGGTCAGATGATCGGGCTGCTCACCGACTATTTCGGCACACCCACGGAAAAGGTCCTTGCGCCGATCGACGGCAAGGTGCTCTTTATGTCGGAGAGCGCCGCGATGTCCGAGAAGGACTTCGTCGCCGCCGTTGGAGTCTGCCGCTAG
- a CDS encoding XRE family transcriptional regulator, giving the protein MRLGETIKSHRKKSGWTLTELSDLCEISVAQLSKLENNKSNPSIESLQKLAEAFHVPVSALTLTTEVPPPTPVMCGEGYVVRVLARGEENVTARYLVQDQRFRMQPVILTIPPKMMTGDKRSHTGDEFFYVLKGRVCFVYGLDLLYEMNEGDFLYYDAVVAHHWENPSDEETRLLLCSASAVI; this is encoded by the coding sequence TTGAGGCTTGGCGAAACAATAAAGAGCCATCGGAAAAAGAGCGGATGGACACTAACGGAACTCTCCGACCTTTGTGAGATTTCCGTAGCGCAGCTTTCAAAGCTGGAGAACAATAAATCAAACCCCAGTATCGAAAGTCTGCAAAAACTCGCGGAGGCCTTTCATGTACCGGTCTCGGCGCTGACCCTGACAACGGAGGTCCCGCCGCCCACACCCGTTATGTGCGGAGAGGGGTATGTTGTTCGTGTGTTGGCCCGCGGCGAGGAAAATGTCACCGCCCGTTATCTGGTCCAGGATCAGAGGTTTAGGATGCAGCCGGTGATACTGACTATTCCGCCAAAGATGATGACGGGAGATAAGCGGTCACACACTGGCGATGAGTTTTTTTATGTACTGAAGGGAAGGGTCTGCTTCGTTTACGGCCTTGACCTTCTCTACGAGATGAACGAGGGTGATTTCCTCTATTATGACGCCGTCGTGGCGCATCATTGGGAAAACCCAAGCGACGAGGAGACGCGCCTTTTGCTTTGCAGCGCTTCCGCTGTGATTTGA